One window of the Candidatus Poribacteria bacterium genome contains the following:
- a CDS encoding DUF5615 family PIN-like protein → MKLLFDQNLSDQLVTLLADLFPNSIHVKTIGLNRATDTELWDYARDNDYFIVSKDIDFSKRSVVHGHPPKVIWLRLGNCPTRTVEDLLRNHHSDLKDFARDPNRGVFVLLAPA, encoded by the coding sequence ATGAAACTTCTATTCGACCAGAATCTATCGGACCAACTGGTAACGCTACTGGCGGATCTATTTCCTAATTCTATACACGTCAAAACCATTGGATTAAATAGGGCAACAGATACCGAATTATGGGATTATGCGCGCGACAACGACTATTTTATTGTATCAAAGGACATAGACTTCAGTAAGAGAAGTGTTGTTCATGGGCATCCTCCAAAAGTGATTTGGCTCAGGCTTGGGAATTGTCCGACACGTACCGTTGAAGATCTATTGAGAAATCACCACTCAGATCTTAAAGATTTTGCGAGAGATCCAAATCGAGGGGTATTCGTTTTGCTTGCACCTGCTTAA